In one Stenotrophomonas maltophilia genomic region, the following are encoded:
- a CDS encoding SGNH/GDSL hydrolase family protein produces the protein MTKYNTGNPVGSNSPLDLYDNAENLDAGINGSARTWVDRRGLTRRSWTGIEADFNEFLANGSTIEFPTWAAASAAAGAGSIPLNRQVAVIGDTGSHTDPVSGLTVPNSGRYVMVSAGLEWRSPDVLTQKADRNPTRFGIASAARDADDALTQVAVTESMVTQVLHNATFAPVGNRAVYSASEAANGLPVNAYRFWMSNVPLLGDITLQVYSRVQAGSTSAYPPTANDTLLAEVTVNGADLANGNDFQYVEFRLPHTVTTTGSDLLVWKLSAAGGLSIGIRNDAPSLTQFRRGWFGNAGGTSQNVGAPNRLAFEAFYREVDSALAPQINALESQASIIDRSFTRQFSAAAVREPNGQIYGQEGGHYAWTFGAQAGAGQDIAAGSSLDTLALMVELASTVASLRLRVWSRPTNPATAGNYPASDGTATLLYSGIKTVAELGLEAVSGTWQDLRFPFPAIQTTDGQTYLFELWGYTAAAANVGIGITRAADGGYNQQQRGWYRGSSAIAAGSALAWRLGGDVFRLASEDSGDLGVHLLDAYDLQIDVSGLSVYVNGSGYGDGRKVSVNAALTVTAAATGTENKEDYSLIYDLDTVFPSIAGAWLGRRHISGVSASRSDTGTALALGTDFAYHVNGKLRGLVDVAAFNVDVTYSYKRERYDLIQMDPQTQAVTVKAGPERDFDAVEYRPAPDDGRAVIGYLHVVGNTVTAINASKFLSGVVRRGSEDDWQQLLMHNRSCLRRLLGKIARGEAITVASYGDSIVAVQLGTPPYTANGTTRDRPENYLISMPADTVAALPKYDFGDGAGQVHVKISAPWSLIAALEQASGQSAAYLNFGRGGTTSGNSLDNGLWPARLQPVLDSGADVLLLHFGMNELGQATTLANIKSIASQAKAVGMDVIVLSVPRRNAVDGGALAGWNYTNRALWRAAVEAGAAYAPQHWIVMDEQLGGMGASPDSLGAAALFNHPGPAEFARYGQVLVQSVLG, from the coding sequence ATGACCAAGTACAACACCGGCAACCCGGTGGGCTCGAACTCGCCCCTGGATCTGTACGACAACGCCGAGAACCTGGATGCCGGGATCAACGGATCGGCTCGGACATGGGTTGATCGTCGGGGCTTGACCCGCCGTAGCTGGACCGGAATCGAGGCCGACTTCAATGAGTTCCTGGCCAACGGCAGCACCATCGAGTTTCCCACCTGGGCTGCTGCGAGTGCCGCGGCGGGAGCGGGCAGCATCCCCCTGAACCGTCAGGTGGCGGTGATCGGTGACACCGGCAGCCACACGGACCCGGTGTCGGGCCTCACGGTGCCGAACAGTGGTCGCTATGTCATGGTGAGCGCCGGTCTGGAATGGCGCTCCCCGGATGTGCTGACCCAGAAGGCTGACCGGAATCCCACGCGCTTCGGCATCGCCAGCGCAGCCCGTGACGCTGATGATGCGCTGACGCAGGTGGCCGTCACCGAGAGCATGGTGACGCAGGTCCTGCACAATGCGACCTTCGCCCCTGTCGGTAACCGAGCGGTTTACTCGGCGTCGGAAGCGGCCAATGGGTTGCCGGTCAACGCATACCGCTTCTGGATGAGCAACGTGCCGCTGCTCGGTGACATCACCCTGCAGGTGTACTCACGGGTGCAGGCCGGAAGCACGTCGGCGTACCCGCCGACTGCCAACGACACGCTGCTGGCCGAGGTCACCGTCAACGGCGCGGACCTGGCAAACGGAAACGACTTCCAGTACGTCGAGTTCAGGCTTCCGCATACGGTGACGACGACGGGATCGGATCTGCTGGTGTGGAAGCTGAGCGCTGCCGGCGGTCTGTCCATCGGCATCCGCAACGATGCGCCATCACTGACTCAATTCCGGCGCGGCTGGTTCGGAAACGCCGGGGGCACCAGCCAGAACGTCGGAGCGCCCAACCGTCTTGCATTCGAGGCCTTCTACAGGGAGGTGGATAGCGCGCTGGCGCCGCAGATCAACGCGCTGGAATCCCAGGCCAGCATTATCGATCGAAGCTTCACCCGTCAGTTCTCTGCCGCGGCGGTGCGCGAACCGAATGGCCAGATTTATGGGCAGGAGGGTGGCCACTACGCGTGGACCTTCGGTGCGCAGGCCGGTGCCGGACAGGACATCGCTGCCGGGTCGTCCCTCGACACCTTGGCCCTGATGGTGGAGTTGGCCAGCACCGTTGCCAGCCTGCGGCTGCGCGTGTGGTCGCGCCCGACCAACCCCGCAACTGCTGGGAACTACCCGGCGAGCGACGGGACGGCCACGCTGCTCTACAGCGGCATCAAAACTGTGGCGGAGCTGGGCCTGGAGGCTGTCTCCGGAACCTGGCAGGATCTGCGGTTCCCGTTCCCGGCCATCCAGACGACCGACGGGCAGACGTACCTGTTCGAGCTGTGGGGATACACCGCGGCTGCGGCCAACGTCGGCATCGGCATTACCCGTGCGGCGGACGGCGGCTACAACCAGCAGCAGCGTGGCTGGTATCGGGGTTCGTCGGCGATCGCGGCCGGCTCGGCGCTTGCCTGGAGGTTGGGCGGCGATGTGTTCCGGCTCGCTTCCGAGGATTCGGGCGACCTCGGTGTGCACCTGCTGGATGCCTATGACCTCCAGATCGATGTCTCGGGTCTGTCCGTGTATGTGAACGGAAGCGGCTACGGGGACGGTCGGAAGGTCAGCGTCAATGCGGCGCTGACGGTCACGGCTGCAGCGACGGGCACGGAGAACAAGGAGGACTACAGCCTCATCTACGACCTCGATACCGTGTTCCCGAGCATCGCGGGTGCGTGGCTGGGTCGACGGCACATCAGCGGCGTTTCGGCCTCGCGCAGTGACACGGGGACCGCGCTGGCGCTGGGCACGGACTTCGCCTACCACGTCAACGGAAAGCTGCGCGGCCTGGTCGACGTCGCCGCGTTCAACGTGGACGTGACCTACAGTTACAAGAGGGAGCGCTACGACCTGATTCAGATGGACCCGCAGACGCAGGCCGTGACGGTCAAGGCCGGACCCGAGCGTGACTTCGACGCTGTCGAGTACCGGCCCGCGCCGGACGATGGGCGGGCGGTGATCGGGTATCTGCACGTGGTGGGCAACACGGTCACGGCCATCAATGCGTCGAAGTTCCTGAGCGGCGTGGTGCGCCGGGGGAGCGAGGACGACTGGCAGCAGCTGCTGATGCACAACCGTTCCTGCCTGCGGCGCTTGCTGGGCAAGATCGCGCGCGGCGAGGCCATCACCGTTGCAAGTTACGGGGATTCCATCGTCGCCGTGCAGCTGGGCACCCCGCCGTATACCGCCAACGGCACCACCCGCGACCGGCCGGAGAACTACCTCATCAGCATGCCGGCCGACACCGTGGCGGCGCTGCCCAAGTACGATTTCGGCGACGGCGCAGGACAGGTCCACGTCAAGATCAGCGCTCCCTGGTCGCTGATCGCGGCGCTGGAGCAGGCGAGCGGGCAGTCTGCCGCCTATCTGAACTTCGGTCGCGGCGGCACCACCTCCGGCAACAGCCTGGACAACGGCCTGTGGCCGGCCAGGTTGCAGCCGGTGTTGGATTCCGGGGCAGATGTGCTGTTGCTGCACTTCGGCATGAACGAGCTGGGGCAGGCGACCACCTTGGCCAACATCAAGAGCATCGCCAGCCAGGCC
- a CDS encoding phage tail tube protein — protein MSILTQGTQLYGLINGTVREIECITAFNPGTAPADQIDDTCLSETNTRTYKKGLRTPGQASVTINADPKNESHYLFWQLAEQVDGGDPIQWAIGWSDGVDIEPTVQQVGSISNIEVTNGGTGYTSAPTVTITGGGGTGATATAIVDSGSVIGVNITNPGTGYTSVPTVAFSGGAGTGAAATAERSTVAELVLPNTRTWYTFQAYVSDFPFDFQGNAVVTTAATMQRSGSGVWLRKAETP, from the coding sequence ATGAGCATCCTGACCCAAGGAACCCAGCTGTACGGCCTGATCAACGGCACTGTCCGCGAGATCGAGTGCATCACGGCCTTCAACCCCGGCACCGCGCCGGCAGACCAGATCGACGACACCTGCCTGTCCGAGACCAACACGCGCACCTACAAGAAGGGCCTGCGCACGCCTGGCCAGGCGTCGGTGACCATCAACGCCGACCCGAAGAACGAGAGCCACTACCTGTTCTGGCAGCTGGCCGAGCAGGTGGATGGTGGCGATCCGATCCAGTGGGCCATCGGCTGGTCTGATGGGGTGGACATCGAACCCACCGTTCAGCAGGTCGGCAGCATCTCGAACATCGAAGTGACCAACGGCGGCACCGGTTACACGTCGGCGCCGACCGTGACCATCACCGGTGGCGGCGGCACGGGCGCCACGGCCACGGCAATCGTCGATTCCGGCTCGGTGATCGGCGTGAACATCACCAACCCCGGCACCGGGTACACCAGTGTTCCTACCGTTGCATTCAGCGGCGGCGCTGGCACCGGTGCCGCGGCGACGGCAGAGCGCTCGACGGTGGCCGAGCTGGTCCTGCCCAACACCCGCACCTGGTACACCTTCCAGGCCTACGTCAGCGACTTCCCGTTCGACTTCCAGGGCAATGCGGTGGTCACCACCGCGGCGACCATGCAGCGCAGCGGATCGGGCGTCTGGCTGCGTAAGGCCGAAACGCCGTGA
- a CDS encoding phage tail assembly chaperone family protein, TAC has protein sequence MSRGAKKPATARAVNLSVAGLQKVGAFTGRPVEKEIRWKQGDEELTATVYVRPLGFQAAVSDVLSATNKHDGVAGRIAASICDQDGKAVFTVADITGEADPERGALDGNLSVALLMAIGEVNNLGKATS, from the coding sequence GTGAGCCGGGGAGCCAAGAAGCCGGCCACCGCCCGCGCGGTCAACCTGAGCGTGGCCGGCCTGCAGAAGGTCGGCGCGTTCACTGGCCGCCCGGTGGAGAAGGAAATCCGCTGGAAGCAGGGCGACGAGGAGCTGACCGCTACGGTGTACGTGCGGCCGCTGGGCTTCCAGGCGGCAGTGTCGGACGTGCTGTCGGCCACGAACAAGCACGATGGCGTGGCTGGCCGCATCGCGGCCAGCATCTGCGACCAGGACGGCAAGGCAGTGTTCACCGTTGCCGATATCACCGGCGAGGCCGATCCGGAGCGCGGCGCCCTGGACGGCAACCTGTCGGTGGCACTGCTGATGGCCATCGGCGAGGTGAACAACCTGGGAAAAGCTACGAGCTGA
- a CDS encoding phage tail assembly protein T — protein sequence MTPEDELWCELVLNGIGGRSIGEAKERLSIREFQLWSVYRARRGSLNLGSRMDAATGMLAALFANSNRKPGSAAFKPTDFMPHVDAEPISLEEAMKQW from the coding sequence CTGACCCCGGAGGATGAGCTGTGGTGCGAGCTGGTCCTGAACGGGATTGGCGGCCGCAGCATCGGGGAGGCGAAGGAGCGCCTCTCCATCCGGGAGTTCCAGCTCTGGAGCGTTTATCGAGCCCGGCGCGGCAGCCTGAACCTGGGCAGCCGGATGGATGCAGCGACAGGGATGCTGGCCGCGCTGTTCGCCAACTCGAACCGCAAGCCAGGCAGCGCGGCGTTCAAGCCCACCGACTTCATGCCCCACGTGGATGCCGAGCCCATCAGCCTCGAGGAGGCGATGAAGCAGTGGTAG
- a CDS encoding nitrite transporter, translated as MSIDLEKYLDVVWVSGGRVFPELDCYGVVNEVRRDLGLPAWDEHPGATREDLPELAQQAVLQHAGSDLVEGAVAFCYEGSMVTHVAVLVEVEGRMCTLECNDGRNVTVLPVARFERRFNRVEYYA; from the coding sequence ATGAGCATCGATCTGGAAAAGTACCTGGATGTGGTCTGGGTCAGCGGTGGCCGCGTGTTCCCCGAGCTGGACTGCTATGGCGTGGTCAACGAGGTCCGCCGCGACCTGGGCCTCCCGGCCTGGGACGAGCATCCCGGCGCCACCCGTGAGGATCTGCCCGAGCTGGCGCAGCAGGCCGTCCTGCAGCACGCCGGCAGCGACCTTGTAGAGGGCGCTGTGGCGTTCTGCTACGAAGGCAGCATGGTGACGCATGTGGCCGTGCTGGTGGAGGTTGAGGGCCGAATGTGCACGCTGGAGTGCAATGATGGCCGGAACGTGACCGTGCTGCCGGTGGCGCGCTTCGAACGCCGGTTCAACCGGGTGGAGTATTACGCGTGA
- a CDS encoding host specificity factor TipJ family phage tail protein, with product MIRVFPSRMPGEALETHEHGRVTVDSWLRSKVRGYTGEGEQPIEVDVDGDAVPPGAWAATWIDAETDVRIYPVPHYEGIGAVVYWVVVAVVAAYAIYMASNLPSGSRFGQGDSLSLDTARANSARLGSPIREVMGRCRVWADYLVQPVSRFVGGNTYRTHMFVCVGKGRHIIPVGSARLGNTPISSFGSDVEMTIYPPGTDVGGDVRSENWVNSTEVGATASGTAGLDLSDTADVATGINADSVTVSGNVITLNNATVTDADGKERPATSVPASWTVGAVLTLKVAATFTATTSGLYSIIAGSAVDELAPYVGMPVLLTYNSADYALFVASYVPGSPAVPGEGGSAARVTGSAAATSFDFSGSPVTFGITWRGTTYSIALVADYITIGVLLTAINDQLVDSGLVATHSGGVVTIAEASSPYVGGSITYSGLPAAVFGSSPTATPGEATTGGTPATFPRVTLAYDSAAGTAFGGLPPGTVSLAMSRGQSEYRIASVSGLTLTVQRLTEGGVIDTGWPGWTTRTVTDYRATGFQEGEEWLGPFLVCPSGETTDAFEYDFNFPGGLIWYTDKGNKRTFTVTVRVAWRVFGSGDAWSVRTHVYTATSEDALGFTERIELVTPGQIEVRVRRVTERGGNSARDACFWQGLRARLSQRPTRYDDLTTIGLTVTTGTKLAAQTDRRFNVEATRLYDEGAARSISGAMIHVMRSLGLPSDQIDLDTLQHLEEAYWTPRGEFFDLSAEKSGTSALDMLQLAAQAGMGYFLLIDSMCSAGREGVKAWRGGISPQRQLEPLTTSFISPGPDDYDGVDVTYIDEVTWAAETVQCRLPGVTEPWKVETFELQGVGTRDRAYRIGMRRLMKHQGQRLTYKTKTEMMGLVYQYGDRVKLFDDIPGSSTISAMIESARLEGTQLLIEVGEYLDWSLPAPRCLVRFQDGTLSNVIVPTRVDDHRLTIAASALPGEHAFNTWIMDDPTIDPPELIFCDSTRAGYDAVLADLTPGEDGSVELTALQYDPAFYQYDDATAP from the coding sequence GTGATCCGGGTGTTCCCTTCGCGGATGCCCGGCGAGGCGCTTGAAACGCACGAGCACGGCCGGGTAACCGTCGACAGCTGGCTGCGGTCAAAGGTCCGCGGATACACCGGAGAAGGTGAGCAGCCGATCGAGGTGGATGTTGACGGCGATGCGGTTCCCCCTGGTGCTTGGGCGGCCACTTGGATCGACGCTGAAACAGATGTGCGCATCTACCCGGTGCCTCACTACGAGGGCATTGGCGCAGTGGTCTACTGGGTCGTGGTGGCCGTCGTCGCGGCCTACGCCATCTACATGGCGTCGAACCTGCCATCAGGAAGCCGGTTCGGGCAAGGCGACAGCCTCAGCCTCGACACGGCGCGGGCGAATTCTGCGCGGTTGGGTAGCCCCATCCGCGAGGTGATGGGCCGTTGCCGGGTGTGGGCCGACTATCTGGTGCAGCCGGTCTCCCGGTTCGTCGGCGGCAACACCTACCGAACCCACATGTTCGTCTGCGTCGGCAAGGGCAGGCACATCATTCCGGTGGGTTCCGCGCGGCTGGGGAACACGCCGATCAGCTCCTTCGGGAGCGATGTGGAGATGACCATCTATCCACCGGGCACCGACGTGGGCGGAGACGTTCGCTCCGAGAACTGGGTTAATTCCACCGAGGTTGGCGCAACGGCTTCGGGGACGGCCGGCCTGGATCTGAGCGACACGGCGGACGTGGCCACAGGCATCAACGCGGACTCGGTAACCGTGTCCGGCAATGTGATCACGCTGAACAACGCGACCGTCACCGACGCAGATGGGAAGGAGCGCCCTGCGACTTCCGTGCCTGCCAGCTGGACGGTCGGCGCGGTGCTGACCCTGAAGGTGGCTGCCACGTTCACGGCAACCACAAGCGGCCTGTACTCGATCATCGCCGGCAGTGCGGTGGATGAGCTGGCTCCCTACGTGGGGATGCCGGTGCTGCTGACCTACAACAGCGCGGACTACGCGCTCTTCGTAGCGAGCTACGTTCCCGGGTCTCCGGCGGTGCCTGGTGAGGGCGGCAGTGCGGCGCGGGTGACTGGATCTGCGGCAGCCACCAGCTTCGATTTCAGCGGCTCTCCTGTCACGTTCGGGATCACCTGGCGCGGGACGACCTACAGCATCGCCCTGGTGGCCGACTACATCACCATCGGCGTACTGCTGACTGCAATCAACGACCAGCTCGTGGACAGCGGCCTGGTAGCAACCCATTCTGGCGGTGTGGTGACCATTGCCGAGGCGTCGAGCCCCTATGTCGGCGGGAGCATCACCTACAGCGGCCTGCCGGCGGCCGTGTTCGGCAGCAGCCCGACCGCCACGCCTGGCGAGGCAACTACGGGCGGGACACCGGCAACGTTCCCGCGAGTGACGCTGGCGTACGACAGCGCCGCCGGCACCGCGTTCGGTGGTCTGCCCCCGGGCACTGTGTCTTTGGCAATGTCGCGCGGTCAGAGTGAGTACCGCATCGCCTCAGTGTCAGGCCTCACCCTGACGGTGCAGCGCCTGACTGAGGGGGGCGTGATCGATACCGGCTGGCCGGGATGGACGACCCGCACGGTGACCGACTACCGGGCGACCGGATTCCAGGAGGGAGAGGAATGGCTCGGGCCGTTCCTGGTATGCCCGAGTGGGGAGACCACAGACGCGTTCGAGTACGACTTCAACTTTCCGGGCGGGCTGATCTGGTACACGGACAAGGGCAACAAGCGCACATTCACCGTGACGGTGCGGGTGGCCTGGCGTGTGTTCGGATCTGGCGACGCATGGTCTGTGCGCACCCACGTCTACACGGCTACGTCCGAGGACGCGCTGGGCTTCACTGAGCGGATTGAACTGGTGACGCCGGGGCAGATTGAGGTGCGCGTGCGGCGTGTCACCGAGCGTGGTGGCAACTCTGCTCGGGACGCTTGCTTCTGGCAGGGGCTGCGCGCACGGCTCTCGCAGCGGCCGACACGCTATGACGACCTGACCACCATTGGCCTTACGGTGACGACCGGCACGAAGCTGGCTGCCCAGACGGACAGGCGGTTCAACGTGGAGGCAACGCGGCTGTACGACGAAGGCGCTGCGCGCAGCATCAGTGGCGCGATGATTCATGTGATGCGCTCTCTTGGCCTGCCCAGCGACCAGATCGACCTGGACACGCTGCAGCACCTGGAGGAAGCCTACTGGACGCCGCGGGGAGAGTTCTTCGACCTGAGCGCGGAGAAGTCCGGGACCAGCGCTCTGGACATGCTGCAGCTGGCAGCGCAGGCCGGCATGGGCTACTTCCTGCTGATCGACTCGATGTGCTCGGCGGGCAGGGAGGGGGTCAAGGCCTGGCGCGGCGGTATCTCGCCGCAGCGCCAGCTGGAGCCGCTGACCACGTCTTTCATCTCGCCTGGGCCGGATGACTATGACGGCGTGGACGTGACCTACATCGATGAGGTGACGTGGGCGGCCGAGACGGTGCAATGCCGGCTACCCGGTGTGACTGAGCCGTGGAAGGTGGAGACCTTCGAGCTGCAGGGTGTTGGAACACGCGACCGCGCGTATCGGATCGGCATGCGGCGCCTGATGAAGCACCAAGGCCAGCGCCTCACTTACAAGACCAAGACCGAAATGATGGGCCTGGTCTATCAGTACGGCGACCGGGTGAAGCTGTTCGACGACATTCCGGGATCGAGCACCATCAGCGCCATGATCGAATCGGCACGGCTCGAGGGAACCCAGCTGCTGATCGAGGTGGGCGAGTACCTGGACTGGAGCCTGCCGGCGCCGCGGTGCCTGGTGCGCTTCCAGGACGGCACGCTGTCGAATGTGATCGTCCCCACGCGCGTGGATGACCACCGCCTCACCATTGCCGCCTCCGCTTTGCCGGGTGAACACGCGTTCAACACCTGGATCATGGATGACCCGACGATTGACCCGCCGGAGCTGATCTTCTGCGACAGCACGCGCGCTGGGTACGACGCCGTTCTGGCCGACCTCACGCCCGGCGAGGACGGCTCGGTTGAGCTGACCGCCCTGCAATACGACCCCGCCTTCTACCAATACGACGACGCCACCGCGCCGTAG
- a CDS encoding phage tail length tape measure family protein produces the protein MSRSLGTLTIDVIAEVGGFASGLDKSERRAEKWRKKVESEARMAGAALAAGVAVGIAGLSAVALKFGRNSIAAEKEVAQLDAIIRSTGGAAGYTRQQLLDMADTLADKSTFSGGEIVEAQTRLLSYSGILSANIPRAMQAVIDQSARLGISVSQSAETIGRALESPSKAAAALAQQGFGAAFTKEVRGTIDELVRAGKEGEAQVMILEILEESYAGAALAARDTFGGALTALGHTLDDITTAKDGSLKGATAAVNDLIDTLQDPKVKDGFDSIVTLVANLSSELANGVVQIASFITKVRDLANLDAGGSVQDAGEAALNEQMARLNGLINYAKQNKTGLLGIPLTDAQEAARLKQINDLTQQRIGIQRELTERYKYQRAAEAFKGVTGSVDSTANSSDSAAREAAAAAAADAENAKKRLAAQKQLQQAYESTGLQLRRQIELFDTSADRSGRATELQRLNFEMAQGSLQGLNAAQQERLRALATEIDRLAGVKSANEEAAKATEAFVKLKEELNKKDSLGVELARDRLKVLQAAAAVGAANDPEFAKVAGKAIEQVGGSMGSEYRGPDALYGGASGEFSKIDKAVEEENKRYAAQLEALDEYRKARADLNDQWDSQEAALAATHQARLDELDKARWQVGLTAAEQGLSAVAGVMRAGFGEQSGIYRAAFAISKAFSVAKAALAAKDAVSSALSSGLPFPANLAAMAAAAAAVANLVGEVSAVGMAHDGIDSVPETGTWLLQKGERVTTAATSAKLDATLDRVSRDSVSGGRGDNYEFNFNVNGSISERERLMQEQTVARAVMLARQDRVADTTSGTGPQSRAMRSNWNVRRKVG, from the coding sequence ATGTCCCGGTCCCTTGGTACGCTGACCATCGACGTGATCGCCGAGGTCGGCGGCTTTGCGTCTGGCCTGGACAAGTCCGAGCGCCGGGCGGAGAAGTGGCGCAAGAAGGTCGAATCCGAGGCAAGAATGGCCGGTGCCGCTCTTGCTGCTGGTGTTGCTGTCGGTATTGCGGGCTTGTCCGCTGTAGCGCTGAAGTTCGGGCGCAACAGCATCGCGGCCGAGAAGGAGGTTGCTCAGCTCGACGCCATTATCCGTTCAACCGGTGGTGCTGCCGGGTACACCCGCCAGCAGTTGTTGGACATGGCCGATACACTTGCCGACAAGTCCACATTCAGCGGCGGCGAGATCGTCGAGGCGCAGACCAGGCTTTTGTCCTATTCGGGAATTCTGTCCGCCAACATCCCTCGCGCGATGCAGGCTGTGATTGACCAGTCTGCCCGTCTCGGCATCAGCGTGAGTCAGTCAGCCGAAACGATTGGCCGCGCGCTGGAGTCGCCCAGCAAAGCCGCTGCCGCGCTGGCGCAACAGGGGTTCGGCGCGGCCTTCACCAAGGAAGTCCGCGGTACGATCGACGAGCTGGTGAGAGCTGGCAAGGAAGGCGAGGCCCAGGTGATGATCCTGGAGATCCTCGAGGAGTCCTATGCGGGCGCCGCATTGGCGGCGCGTGACACTTTCGGGGGAGCGCTGACTGCGCTCGGCCACACTCTGGATGACATCACCACGGCTAAGGATGGGAGCCTCAAGGGAGCTACGGCTGCCGTCAACGACCTCATCGATACTCTGCAGGACCCGAAGGTCAAGGATGGGTTCGACAGCATTGTCACCCTGGTGGCCAATCTGTCCAGCGAGCTTGCGAATGGTGTTGTGCAGATCGCCAGTTTCATCACCAAGGTCAGGGATCTCGCGAATCTTGACGCCGGGGGAAGCGTCCAGGACGCAGGTGAGGCCGCACTCAACGAGCAGATGGCCCGGCTGAATGGGTTGATCAACTACGCGAAGCAGAACAAGACCGGGCTCCTTGGGATCCCGCTTACGGATGCTCAGGAGGCCGCCAGGCTCAAGCAGATCAACGATCTGACTCAACAGCGTATCGGCATTCAGAGGGAGCTGACTGAACGTTACAAGTACCAACGGGCGGCGGAGGCCTTCAAGGGGGTCACCGGCTCGGTAGATAGCACGGCAAACTCCAGCGACAGTGCGGCGCGAGAAGCAGCCGCTGCAGCAGCTGCCGACGCTGAGAACGCGAAGAAGCGTCTGGCCGCTCAGAAGCAGCTGCAGCAGGCCTATGAATCGACCGGGTTGCAGTTGCGGCGTCAGATCGAGCTGTTCGATACCAGCGCAGACCGTTCGGGGCGGGCCACCGAGCTGCAGCGCCTGAACTTTGAAATGGCCCAGGGCAGCCTCCAGGGCCTGAACGCCGCCCAGCAGGAGCGACTTCGCGCGCTGGCGACGGAGATCGATAGGCTGGCAGGGGTGAAGTCAGCGAACGAGGAAGCTGCTAAGGCAACTGAGGCGTTCGTCAAGCTGAAGGAAGAACTCAACAAGAAGGATTCCTTGGGCGTTGAGTTGGCGCGCGACCGGCTGAAGGTTCTGCAGGCTGCCGCTGCCGTGGGCGCCGCAAACGATCCGGAGTTCGCGAAGGTAGCCGGGAAGGCGATCGAGCAGGTGGGCGGATCGATGGGTAGCGAGTACCGCGGCCCGGACGCTCTGTACGGTGGCGCCAGCGGTGAGTTCTCCAAGATCGACAAGGCTGTCGAGGAGGAGAACAAGCGGTACGCTGCGCAGCTTGAGGCCTTGGATGAGTACAGGAAGGCCCGTGCTGATCTGAATGATCAATGGGACAGCCAGGAGGCGGCGTTGGCCGCCACGCATCAGGCAAGGCTGGACGAACTGGACAAGGCTAGGTGGCAGGTTGGCCTGACAGCTGCGGAGCAGGGTTTGTCTGCCGTCGCGGGTGTAATGCGCGCTGGATTCGGCGAGCAGTCTGGCATCTACCGGGCTGCTTTCGCGATCAGCAAGGCGTTCTCGGTGGCCAAAGCTGCCCTCGCCGCAAAGGATGCTGTCAGCTCGGCGCTTTCGAGCGGCCTCCCGTTCCCCGCAAACCTAGCTGCAATGGCCGCCGCAGCTGCGGCTGTTGCCAATCTCGTCGGTGAGGTATCTGCCGTGGGTATGGCTCACGACGGTATTGATAGCGTGCCCGAGACAGGCACCTGGTTGTTGCAGAAGGGTGAGCGGGTTACCACCGCAGCAACCAGCGCGAAGCTGGATGCGACCTTGGATCGGGTGTCGCGAGATTCAGTCAGTGGCGGGCGCGGCGACAACTACGAGTTCAACTTCAATGTGAACGGCTCCATCAGCGAGCGGGAGAGGCTGATGCAAGAGCAGACAGTAGCCCGAGCGGTGATGCTGGCACGTCAGGACCGCGTTGCCGACACCACGTCCGGCACAGGGCCACAGTCACGTGCGATGCGGTCGAACTGGAACGTCAGAAGGAAGGTCGGCTAA
- a CDS encoding DUF1833 domain-containing protein: MSILERLYASGGSEIEHETLAISAGSDTYYLTKGWEDLRAVLETGETVTFKACGMDVAKPARNADGVQDLRFALTNIDGVVSSRIRAALASKQAMTVTLRVYLSSDLLAPIKRPLSMVIKGGQWSATEVQVTAGFMNILDTAWPRDRFNLSQHPGLRYIS, encoded by the coding sequence ATGAGCATTCTGGAACGGCTGTATGCCTCCGGGGGCAGCGAGATCGAGCACGAGACGCTGGCTATCTCGGCGGGCAGCGACACCTACTACCTGACAAAGGGCTGGGAGGATCTGCGGGCGGTGCTGGAGACAGGCGAGACAGTCACTTTCAAGGCCTGCGGCATGGACGTGGCAAAGCCCGCCCGAAACGCGGACGGCGTCCAGGATCTGCGTTTTGCGCTGACCAACATCGACGGTGTGGTGAGCAGCAGAATCCGTGCAGCACTGGCGTCGAAGCAAGCGATGACAGTCACCCTGCGGGTTTACCTGAGCAGCGATCTGCTGGCTCCCATCAAGCGCCCTCTGTCCATGGTCATCAAGGGCGGGCAGTGGTCGGCCACGGAGGTCCAGGTGACCGCCGGGTTCATGAACATCCTCGACACCGCGTGGCCTCGCGATCGCTTCAACCTTTCCCAACATCCGGGGCTTCGCTACATCTCATGA